A genomic stretch from Chryseobacterium sp. SNU WT5 includes:
- a CDS encoding copper resistance protein NlpE N-terminal domain-containing protein, protein MKNKILKRLTSIPVATLFLLFVLYSCKVQNTEVSPIPDPAHTAQNSLDYDGIYRGTIPCADCEGIKATVYLMRNNTFKTVYEYLGRDVKPFETSGNFTWNEEGNTVSLKSANDVTSYFVGENTLTQLDQEGKKMTGALASKYVLSKDNYSILHRKWKLIELDGKSSTSQSMQKEAYIQFSDTDNRYSANGGCNTMSGTFATESNNRLNLGVGMSTLMACQDMTMEKELSKVLSTADRFQIDGNHLVLLKGERSLAKFVAPVN, encoded by the coding sequence TTGTAAAGTTCAAAATACGGAAGTATCACCCATTCCCGATCCGGCACATACCGCACAAAATTCATTAGACTATGATGGAATATATCGTGGGACAATTCCCTGTGCAGATTGTGAAGGAATAAAGGCTACGGTTTATCTGATGAGAAACAATACTTTTAAAACAGTATATGAATATTTAGGAAGAGACGTTAAACCATTTGAAACGAGTGGGAATTTTACCTGGAATGAAGAAGGAAATACAGTGAGTTTAAAATCAGCAAACGATGTAACCAGTTATTTTGTGGGAGAAAATACTTTGACGCAACTGGACCAAGAAGGTAAAAAAATGACGGGCGCATTGGCTTCAAAATATGTTCTGTCGAAAGATAATTATAGCATTCTGCACAGAAAATGGAAATTGATTGAATTAGATGGAAAATCAAGCACGAGCCAAAGCATGCAAAAAGAGGCCTACATTCAATTCTCCGATACTGACAATCGGTATTCTGCCAACGGTGGTTGTAATACCATGTCGGGAACTTTTGCTACTGAGTCTAACAATCGTCTAAATCTAGGAGTAGGAATGAGCACGTTGATGGCTTGTCAAGATATGACCATGGAGAAAGAACTTAGTAAAGTATTAAGTACGGCAGATCGCTTCCAGATCGACGGAAATCATTTAGTTTTGCTGAAAGGAGAACGATCTTTAGCAAAATTTGTAGCACCGGTAAATTAG